In Myxocyprinus asiaticus isolate MX2 ecotype Aquarium Trade chromosome 16, UBuf_Myxa_2, whole genome shotgun sequence, a single window of DNA contains:
- the LOC127454177 gene encoding POU domain, class 3, transcription factor 1-like produces the protein MATTAQYIPRNNSLPSNPLMHPDSDRMHQGTTYREVQKMMHHEYLQGLATNTGHPMSLTHHQWLPTSNTDWTSGTHIGQPEHTKASVQGREDMGNGYHRSHLVHQATQNSHHGSWAPTTTHHLSPLSPASSGHQSLVYSQTGYTMLSPQPSLHHGLRDPLHDDAGSHDNQMESPQQPFSHHQDHSDEDAPSSDDLEQFAKQFKQRRIKLGFTQADVGLALGTLYGNVFSQTTICRFEALQLSFKNMCKLKPLLNKWLEETDSNTGSPTNLDKIAAQGRKRKKRTSIEVGVKGALENHFLKCPKPSAHEITSLAGTLQLEKEVVRVWFCNRRQKEKRMTPLGVPHPTMEDVYSQAETSPLHHTLQSPVQ, from the coding sequence ATGGCGACAACAGCTCAGTATATTCCGCGGAATAACTCATTGCCTTCGAACCCGCTAATGCATCCGGATTCGGACAGGATGCATCAGGGGACGACTTACAGAGAGGTGCAGAAAATGATGCACCACGAGTACTTGCAAGGGCTAGCGACCAACACGGGACATCCGATGAGCCTGACGCACCACCAGTGGCTGCCAACCTCCAACACCGACTGGACCAGCGGCACCCACATCGGACAACCGGAGCACACCAAAGCCAGCGTGCAGGGCAGAGAAGATATGGGGAACGGCTATCACAGATCGCACTTGGTCCACCAGGCAACGCAAAACAGCCACCATGGATCATGGGCACCAACCACAACGCACCACTTATCCCCACTATCTCCCGCCTCCAGCGGTCATCAATCGCTGGTCTACTCTCAGACGGGCTACACTATGTTAAGCCCCCAGCCCTCGCTGCACCACGGCTTGCGGGATCCGCTCCACGACGACGCGGGTAGCCATGACAACCAGATGGAGTCTCCTCAGCAGCCGTTCAGCCACCACCAGGACCACTCCGACGAAGACGCGCCCAGCTCCGACGACCTGGAGCAGTTTGCCAAACAGTTCAAGCAGAGGCGCATCAAACTTGGTTTTACGCAGGCGGACGTGGGCTTAGCGCTGGGCACTCTCTACGGAAACGTCTTTTCCCAGACTACCATCTGTAGATTTGAGGCTCTTCAACTCAGTTTCAAGAACATGTGCAAACTTAAACCTCTGCTTAACAAATGGCTCGAGGAGACCGACTCGAACACCGGCAGCCCCACGAATTTGGACAAGATTGCAGCACAGGGCCGGAAACGCAAGAAGAGGACCTCCATCGAAGTAGGAGTGAAAGGGGCACTGGAAAACCATTTCTTAAAATGCCCCAAGCCCTCCGCCCACGAAATCACCTCTTTAGCTGGCACTCTGCAGTTGGAAAAAGAGGTTGTTCGTGTATGGTTTTGCaacagaagacagaaagagaaaagaatGACACCATTGGGGGTCCCTCATCCGACCATGGAGGACGTATACTCACAAGCGGAGACATCCCCTCTTCACCACACACTACAGAGTCCTGTCCAGTGA